The Falco peregrinus isolate bFalPer1 chromosome 9, bFalPer1.pri, whole genome shotgun sequence genome includes a window with the following:
- the CSRP3 gene encoding cysteine and glycine-rich protein 3, translated as MPNWGGGAKCGACEKTVYHAEEIQCNGRSFHKTCFLCMACRKALDSTTVAAHESEIYCKTCYGRKYGPKGIGFGQGAGCLSTDTGDHLGLNLQQGSPKSAHPSTQSNPSKFAKKMVDVDKCPRCGKSVYAAEKIMGGGKPWHKTCFRCAICGKSLESTNVTDKDGELYCKVCYAKNFGPKGIGFGGLTQVEKKECE; from the exons ATGCCAAACTGGGGAGGTGGAGCCAAATGTGGTGCCTGTGAAAAGACCGTGTACCACGCTGAGGAAATCCAGTGCAATGGAAGGAGTTTCCACAAGACGTGCTTCCTCTGCA TGGCTTGCAGAAAAGCTCTGGACAGTACCACAGTAGCAGCTCACGAATCCGAAATCTACTGCAAAACTTGTTATGGGAGGAAATACGGTCCCAAAGGTATCGGCTTTGGACAAGGGGCAGGATGTCTAAGCACTGATACCGGTGACCATCTGGGCCTGAATCTGCAACA GGGGTCACCAAAGTCTGCTCATCCTTCTACACAAAGTAATCCTTCAAAGTTTGCCAAAAAGATGGTAGATGTGGATAAATGTCCCCGTTGTGGCAAATCAGTGTATGCTGCAGAGAAGATCATGGGAGGAGGAAAA CCCTGGCATAAGACGTGCTTCCGCTGTGCTATCTGTGGAAAGAGCTTAGAATCCACGAACGTTACAGACAAAGATGGAGAGCTCTATTGTAAAG TTTGCTATGCAAAAAATTTCGGTCCCAAAGGAATTGGGTTTGGTGGCCTCACCCAAGTGGAAAAGAAGGAGTGCGAATGA